In Scyliorhinus canicula chromosome 27, sScyCan1.1, whole genome shotgun sequence, the following proteins share a genomic window:
- the LOC119957725 gene encoding synapse differentiation-inducing gene protein 1-like, whose amino-acid sequence MENLCELQRPLLGKERSSKAFSHLSLGRCSAQEEPTSPHDGADLTPIWSYLFQGGAPTSAASQLVPQLLDTCSLQDTVESLYSPSLTLCADPRGWTSRKDCKETTFTEDGAGDQEIVNPKEPNALRSEISQAKVPTVSIDVEELPFLETQTNCYYSDGDSNSDSDTSISLNIPQDYLGLAVFSMLCCFWPMGIAAFYLSQKTSKATAKGNYRQASTASRQTLCTAICSIALGVCTYVGGMVALAVHMSKNGHS is encoded by the exons ATGGAAAATCTGTGTGAGCTTCAGAGACCCCTGTTGGGAAAGGAGAGGAGCAGTAAAGCATTTAGCCATCTATCGCTGGGCCGCTGTTCAGCCCAGGAGGAACCGACTTCTCCCCATGACGGAGCCGACCTCACGCCCATCTGGAGCTACCTATTCCAGGGCGGTGCTCCCACTAGCGCGGCCTCTCAGCTGGTCCCGCAGCTCCTGGACACCTGCTCACTGCAGGACACTGTGGAATCTCTGTACAGCCCAAGCCTGACACTGTGTGCAGACCCTCGGGGCTGGACGAGCCGGAAAGACTGCAAAGAGACCACTTTCACCGAGGACGGTGCAGGGGACCAGGAGATCGTAAACCCCAAAGAACCCAACGCCCTGAGATCGGAAATCAGCCAGGCAAAAGTTCCAACTGTCTCGATCGATGTGGAGGAACTTCCGTTCCTGGAGACGCAG ACTAATTGTTACTACAGTGATGGGGACAGTAATAGTGACAGTgacacctccatctccctcaacatCCCGCAGGACTATCTGGGGCTTGCTGTCTTCTCCATGCTCTGCTGCTTCTGGCCAATGGGAATCGCTGCGTTTTACCTATCACAGAAG ACCAGCAAAGCCACAGCCAAGGGGAATTATCGGCAGGCTAGCACAGCCTCCAGGCAAACTCTGTGCACAGCCATCTGCTCAATTGCCCTTGGGGTCTGTACGTATGTCGGCGGCATGGTGGCTCTGGCTGTACACATGTCAAAGAATGGCCACTCGTAG